Proteins from a genomic interval of Zingiber officinale cultivar Zhangliang chromosome 2A, Zo_v1.1, whole genome shotgun sequence:
- the LOC122039885 gene encoding calmodulin-like protein 3 has translation MDPSELKRVFQMFDRDGDGSITKEELQESLKNLGIQTAEEELAAMIEKIDANGDGRVDVEEFGELYRSVMMDESGDEDPEEDMREAFDVFDQNGDGFITVEELRSVLSSLGLKQGRTVEDCKKMISKVDVDGDGKVNFKEFKQMMKGGGFAALSN, from the coding sequence ATGGACCCGTCGGAGCTGAAGCGCGTCTTCCAGATGTTCGACCGGGACGGGGACGGCAGCATCACGAAGGAGGAGCTGCAGGAGTCGCTCAAGAACCTGGGCATCCAGACCGCGGAGGAGGAGCTGGCAGCGATGATCGAGAAGATCGACGCGAATGGCGACGGGCGCGTGGACGTGGAGGAGTTCGGGGAGCTGTACCGGTCGGTGATGATGGACGAGAGCGGGGACGAGGACCCGGAGGAGGACATGCGGGAGGCGTTCGACGTCTTCGACCAGAACGGCGACGGGTTCATCACGGTGGAGGAGCTGCGGTCGGTGCTCAGCTCCCTCGGCCTCAAGCAGGGGCGGACCGTCGAGGACTGCAAGAAGATGATCAGCAAGGTGGACGTCGACGGCGACGGCAAGGTCAACTTCAAGGAGTTTAAGCAGATGATGAAGGGCGGCGGATTTGCGGCTCTcagtaattaa